The stretch of DNA AGATGAATGGCCATTAATTGAAAGATAGGGAATTAAAATATTTTATACCATGGTTAATTGCCTGGGAACGGTTCTTAACATTAAGTTTCCTGAAAATATTGCGCAGATGTGTTTTTATGGTATCCACAGAAAGGTGGGTGACTACGGATATTTCCTTGTTAGTCATGCCCTTGGTGAGGTGGAAAAGTATTTCCTTTTCCCTGGGGGTAAACTGTACAGTTTGCACCATAGTTTTTTCCGGTATGTTGGGGGTTTTTGTCAGCTTAATATAGTCGGTGACAATAGTATTAAATACAGTGGGATCAATTATCTTTTCCCCCAGGTGTACCCTGCGAATAGAATCAATGAGTTTTTCTTTAGAAATATGTTTTAAAATATACCCAGCAGCCCCAGCCTGCAGCGCTTGGCGCATAAATTCGCTATCCTCAAAAACAGTGAGGAAAATTATTTTTATTTCAGGATGTTCGTTAATTATTTTTCTGGCGGCTTCAATACCGTTAGTGGCCCCCATTTTTATATCCATCAGGACAATATCCGGCTGAATTTTGCGGGCCATCAGATTGGCCTCATCACCATCTCCGCAAGTGCCCACAATAGAAATATCCTCACAGTCGCCCAGCATGGTTGTCAGTCCCTCTCTAATCATAAGGTGATCGTCTACTATCATGAGGTTTATCAGTGACATATGCCTTACCTCCTTAAATTTTTCTAACATTACCCTGCTGAACGGGTTTTTAAAAACCTGTTTGTAAGAGTTTCAACCACCTAACTAATTATTGGGATCAAAGACAATATTCCCGTTGGTTTGTCCATCGGTATTACGCCATAACTTTGTGAAATAATTCCTTTTCGACACAAAACAACAATTAGCAAGTAAATTCGCTAAAATTTTTGGCAGTTCTAAAAAATCTGATATTAAATTTTACACCTTGTTATAAATAAGTGTCAATATTATAACCGGTTAGTTTAGCCTGAAAAGGTTAATCCCCGATTCACCCTTATCTAACCTGGCTTTCATGCTTTTAAGCGATTTTTTTTTCAAGTCCCTTGTCTTATTATCATAATAACACTTCGGAACCTGGCTTGCCAGCAGGGCTTCACCTCCAAGGCCATAAAACACCGCTGCTGCCCAATATAAGGGGGTTAGGCCATGGGAAAAGTAAGTGACTTACAACCCTTTATCTGGGGTCTCACTGAAGGACATCGTAAAATAATCAATAAATTGGTTGAAAACAATAATATTAAATGTGCTTTGGACGTTGCCTGTGGTTATGGTGAAACTGCAATTATGTTGGCCAGCCTTGGTGTTGAGGTTGTTTCCCTGGGCACTGACCCCCGAATTGTTGAGAGGGCCAAACACAGAGCAGTAGAGGCGGGGCATAATCCTACCTTTTTGCTGGGGGATATGCGAGATGTTTCCACCTATTATGCAAAGAGGTGTGACCTGATAACATGTATGGGAAATTCCCTTTCCTATCTCACAAACACTGATGATATTTGGGGAACGTTGGCTCAGTTTTACACTTTGCTGCTTCCCGGTGGGATGCTTGTGATACATACCCTGAATTACGACTTAATTTGGGAAAGGGAGAAAAAATTTTCTCTGCCAGAGTTTATGGGGTCAGGGATGACCGTAATGGCACAACTTCAGGGTAATCCGGGCCACGGTGATACCAAAATTGTTTTTAGCGTTGTAACTGTGCAAAAAGGTAAGGTAACTCAGACATTTGAATACCCTATTAAACCGCTATTTTGTCGTGATCTTAATATGTTGCTTGCAGAGATGGGTTTTCAAAAAATCAAGAATTACAATCCTGATGGCAGGAAAAATGGCAACGAATGTTTGCATAATATTACCTTGGCTTACCGGCCCGGGGGCCGGGAAAATAATGTCGGTTAACAGGGAGTGATAGATGTGAAGCTTCAGGATAAAGTGGCCATAGTTACGGGGGCGCGGCAGGGGATAGGCGAGTCGGCAGCGCTGGCACTGGCCAAGGAAGGTGCAGCGGTAGTTATGGTCAGCCGCAGCATCAGCCCGGATAGTCCGGTGGTAGCAAAAGTAAAGGAACTGGGTGCCCGGTACCTCGCAATGAGTGTAGATATATCTGACCGGGAACAAGTTCAGAAAATGGTGGATGAAACCCTGGCAGCGTTTGGTAGGGTAGACATTTTATTTAATAATGCGGGAATCAGCAAGCCCGCTATGTTGTGGAAAATGACACCTGAGCAATGGGATGAAGTAATAAAGATCAACCTGACAGGTACATTTTACTGCATGCAGGCAGTGGCAAAACCAATGATGGAGCAAAAAACCGGTTCAATAATAAATGTAACATCCTCTGCTGGATTGCTCGGTACGATTGGCCAGGTTAACTATACGGCGGCCAAAGGTGGAGTCTACGCACTCACCAAATCCGCTGCTAAAGAATTGGCCAGGTATAATATCCGGGTTAATAACATAGCACCCATGGCCGAAACTGAAATGACCAAAAAGATATCAAGTGATCCTAAATTTAGTGCTAAATATCTTGAGCGTATTCCGTTGGGCCGTTTTGCACAGCCTGAAGAAATCGGCCCGATGATAGTATTTTTGGCATCTGATGAATCAGCGTATATAACAGGCCAGACCATCTGTATAGATGGCGGTATGGTAATGTTGTAATTTTACTAACCGGTTAAAGTATTTATCCCGGGGAGGTTCAATATGTCAAAAGATGTAGCTATAATTGGCGTAGGCCAAAGTGCATTTGTGAGGGGCTATCAGGGATCGATAAGAGAGTTGGCCTTTGAGGCTTTTAGAGAAGCTATGCAAGACGCTGGAATAAGCAAAAGTGACATTGACGCATCAATTATTTGTTCTGCGCCAGAATATGACAGCCAGCGTAGCCCTTCGGGGATCATTGCCGAGTATCTCGGGCTAAACCCTCAGCCTACCTTTGCGGTAGAGACAGTATGCTCATCCAGTACCACAGGACTACGGGCAGGTTATGCGATGGTTAAATCGGGCCTACATGATATTATAGTGGTTCTGGGTTTTCAAAAAATGTCGGAAATCTCTTCAGCTGATTCCCAAGAACGGATGGGTCGGGGTGGCGACATTATGTGGGAATCACCTTTTGGCTCTATGATGCCCGCATATTACGCTATGCACGCCTGCGCTCATTTTGATAAATACGGCAGCACGGAAAAAGATCTGGCTATGATTAGGGTAAAGGCTGCCAAGTACGGCACGATTAATGAAAAGGCCGTGTACCGCAAGGAGGTCAGCTTGGAGGATGCATTAAACGCTCCATATGTCAGTAGTCCCCTCAAGCGATTTGACTGCTGTGCCAATGCTGACGGTGCTTCTTGCATAATCATTGCAAACAAGGACAGAGCTAAGGATATTTGCCCAAAGCCGGTTTGGTTTATGGGTTTGGGTTCAGCTACGGCATCCATGACGCTTACGAACCGTGACACCCTTTACGGTATAGCATGCGCCCGCAAGGCCGCTCAAGAGGCTTATGCCATGGCGGGGGTAACACCCCAGGATATTGATGTGGCAGAAGTTCATGATTGTTTTACCATAGCTGAACTGCTGGCTTATGAAGCCCTGGGGTTTGCCGAGCCGGGTAAGGGAGTCGAGCTGATCCGTGAAGGGCAAACATATATTGGCGGCAAAATACCGGTCAATGTTGACGGTGGCTTGCTCTCCAAGGGACACCCCATCGGTGCAACGGGTGGCTCGCAAGTGCGCACCATCGTGTTGCAGTTGCGTGATGAAGCTGGGGGCATGCAGGTTCCAGGGGCCGAAATAGGATTGATTCATAATATTGGCGGAGTGGGTGTTTACGGCAACGTGATCATCCTGGGGAGGTAGAAGTGATGGGATTTGAGAAGTTCGGAAGAAAAAGTTTTGCTTCCCAGACCAAGGTTGAATCTTTTGTTGAATACCTTGCAAAGGGTGAACTAAGTGGAACACAATGTAAGTCCTGCGGGAAGCAATATTTCCCCCCACGGGCGGATTGCGCAGAATGCCTGGGTAACGAAATGGACTGGTTTAAAATTGAGGGAACAGGCAACCTGGTTAGTTTTACTAAGGCGGGCTTTGCGCCCACCGGTTTCGAGGCAGATGTGCCCTATACTCTTGCCTTGGCGGATTTTAACGGTATAAAAGTTTTCGGCAGGCTTGACAGCAGTATTCCAAAAGAAGAAGTAAGTGTTGGCATGGCCTTGCAAATAAATATTTTAAATCTGCCCGATGGCCAGTTGTCTTATGAATTTGTTAAATCATAAAACATAATGTGTTTAATTAGTTCCTTAAACAGGGGGTGGTTAACGACGACAAGTGTAACTGCCGGCGTGACTAATGCTAGAATTGATTGGTTAGAATGGTGTAAGTAGTAAATTATTAATAAAATAAAAGTTATGTATGGGAGGAATAAGAATGGATCTTAATAAGTGGCCCCGCCAAACCGATGTTAAAAACCATGAGTTGTTTGATGAACAGCATTTTGGTACCGAAGCACCGTGCGTACTTTATGAGAAAAGACCTGTAAAAGACAATAAAGGTAATGAGGTTCCTGGCCTTTATTCCGCTTGGATTATTCTTAACAACCCTAAACAGTACAACTCCTATACCACGGAAATGGTTAAAGGCGTTATTGCTGGTTGTGCCAAGGCATCCGCGGACAGGTCAGTGGTGGCCGTTATATTTACCGCTGTGGGAGACAAAGCATTCTGCACCGGTGGCAATACTGTTGAGTATGCCGAATATTACAGCAGCAACCCCAGTGAATATATGCAATACATGGATCTGTTCAATGGCATGGTTGATGGCCTCCTCGATTGCAAGAAGCCGGTTATTTGCCGGGTCAATGGCATGCGGGTAGCTGGTGGACAAGAAATCGGCATGGCCTGTGACATTGCCATTGCTTCAGACTTGGCCATTTTCGGTCAGGCCGGTCCCAGACATGGTTCCGCACCGGTTGGCGGTAGCACTGACTTCCTGCACTGGAATTTGAGCATGGAGAATGCCATGTGGAACTGCGTTTCCTGCGAAATGTGGAGTGCCTATAAAATGGTGAATAAGGGATTAATATCCAAGGCAGTTCCTGTGCTCAAAGTTAATGGTGAATTTATCCGCAACCCGCAGGTAATTACTGATAAATTTGTTGAAAACGGTGAAATTGTCTACGGGGACCCTGTCACGGGTGAAGCTGCAGCCAAGGCCAAGCAGCTAGTGAAGGAAGCAGAAGTTGACTTTTCACTTCTAGATGCTGAAATTGAGAAATTAATCTGGACCTTTACAAACCTGTTCCCCAACTGTCTGCAAATGTCCATTGACATGATGAGGCAAAAGAAGAAATTCTTCTGGGATATGAACAAACTGGCGTACCGTCATTGGCTGGGTACCAATATGAGCAGTGAGGCGTACCTTGGATTTAACGCATTTAGCACTAAGAGGCTGACTGGCAAGGACACCATTGATTTCATTAAATACCGTCAACTGCTTGCCGAAGCTAAGCCGTTTGACCAGGAATTGGTCGATGCGGTTATGGCGCCGCGTAAAGAATAAGGTTGTTTTAAATAATTCCTTTATATTTGATTATGAAAAAGGTGGAGGGGCGAGGCTTAGTCTCTCCGCCTGTTATAATATATAGTCCAAGTTGGCATCTTAATTAGATGTACATGGGGGGATAATATGAGTTACAATTTTATCAAGGTAAGTAATGAAGATGGATTGATTTCCATAACTCTTAACAGCCCGCCACTTAATGTTTTAACTATTCCGATGATGGAGGAATTAGCTGACGCATTTGCATGGGCCAAGGAGCAGTCTGGTAGTCTTATCGTTTTAGGTGCCGAAGGGAAGGCCTTTTCGGCAGGTGTGGACGTTGCTGACCACACGCCGGATAAGGTATCAAGAATGATTGAGGTATTTGACAGCATATTCCATAATATGTATGCCAATGACAAGCCCATTGTGGCAGCCGTTAACGGCGCGGCTTTGGGTGGTGGTTATGAGTTGGTTCTTTTCTGTGATATGGTCGTAGCTTCAGAAAAAGCGAAATTCGGGCAGCCGGAAATTGCTGTCGGCGTATTTCCACCCCTGGCTTCCTATATGCTCCCCAGGTTAACCTCTATGCCCCATGCCATGGAATTGCTTTTGAGTGGTGAAGTATTTAATGCCGCCAAGGCTGATAAGCTGGGACTGGTGAACACTGTTCTGCCCGTTGATTCCTTTGATGAAGGCGTGATGCAATTTTTACAAAGGTTTATGACCATGAGTCCAATAGTGCTTGCGATGACTAAAAAGGCTATTAAAGCCGGCCTAAATAAGGGCTTTGTTGATGGTCTAAAGGCTATCGATGATATTTACCTGAATGAATTAATGCCAACCGCGGATGCCGTGGAAGGATTAAAAGCTTTTATGGAAAAGCGCAAACCTGTCTGGCAGGGTAAATAAAATTAATATATATAAGGAGGTTTCAGTATATGACCGTACCGACCAAGATAGATACCTGGCAAATGGTGGAACCTGGTAAACTTGTTGAAACCAGTATTGATGTGCCGGCATTGCAAGAGGGCGAAGTACTGGTTGAAATAGCCGGATGCGGCGTGTGCCATACTGACGTGGGTTATTATTTTGATGGAGTGCCCACAGTAACTAAGCCACCATTGACACTGGGCCATGAAATTAGTGGGGTAGTTGTGGATGGTGTTGGTGATTATGCTAAATCATTAATTGGCAAGGAAGTTATTATTCCTGCGGTTATGCCGTGCAATAATTGTGATATCTGTGCTTCGGGACGTGGTAATCGTTGCTTAAAACAAAAAATGCCGGGCAACAGTTTAGGTATTTATGGCGGTTTCTCCAGTCATATACCTGTACCGGCTGCTGATCTTTGCGTAGTGGAAGACCGTAAGGACTTCTCTCTGGAGACATTATCAGTAGTGGCCGATGCCATTACCTCTCCTTATCAGGCCGCCATGAAGGCTGAACTGAAAGAGGGGGATTTAGTAGTTGTTACCGGTGCCACCGGGGGCATTGGGGTTTATATGACTCAGATAGCTTCTGTGTTGGGAGCCAAACAGGTGGTGGCCATTGCAAGAAACAAAGAGAAGTTACAGCGTTCCCTTGACTTTGGGGCCACTTATGCAATAAGTACGCTGGATAAGAGCGTAAAAGATGTTGCGGCTGAATTTAAGGCTTATTGTAAAGAA from Desulfoscipio gibsoniae DSM 7213 encodes:
- a CDS encoding enoyl-CoA hydratase/isomerase family protein; protein product: MSYNFIKVSNEDGLISITLNSPPLNVLTIPMMEELADAFAWAKEQSGSLIVLGAEGKAFSAGVDVADHTPDKVSRMIEVFDSIFHNMYANDKPIVAAVNGAALGGGYELVLFCDMVVASEKAKFGQPEIAVGVFPPLASYMLPRLTSMPHAMELLLSGEVFNAAKADKLGLVNTVLPVDSFDEGVMQFLQRFMTMSPIVLAMTKKAIKAGLNKGFVDGLKAIDDIYLNELMPTADAVEGLKAFMEKRKPVWQGK
- the had gene encoding 6-hydroxycyclohex-1-ene-1-carbonyl-CoA dehydrogenase, whose product is MTVPTKIDTWQMVEPGKLVETSIDVPALQEGEVLVEIAGCGVCHTDVGYYFDGVPTVTKPPLTLGHEISGVVVDGVGDYAKSLIGKEVIIPAVMPCNNCDICASGRGNRCLKQKMPGNSLGIYGGFSSHIPVPAADLCVVEDRKDFSLETLSVVADAITSPYQAAMKAELKEGDLVVVTGATGGIGVYMTQIASVLGAKQVVAIARNKEKLQRSLDFGATYAISTLDKSVKDVAAEFKAYCKENKLPSAGWKIFECTGSKAGQEIALAILSFVGRMMVVGYGMQKVDYMLSKLMAFDAEIMGTWGCLPKYYPEVMKYVLDEKIKVKPFVEFRPMSQIEQAFQESHAGKLTKRIVLTPDF
- a CDS encoding thiolase domain-containing protein; the encoded protein is MSKDVAIIGVGQSAFVRGYQGSIRELAFEAFREAMQDAGISKSDIDASIICSAPEYDSQRSPSGIIAEYLGLNPQPTFAVETVCSSSTTGLRAGYAMVKSGLHDIIVVLGFQKMSEISSADSQERMGRGGDIMWESPFGSMMPAYYAMHACAHFDKYGSTEKDLAMIRVKAAKYGTINEKAVYRKEVSLEDALNAPYVSSPLKRFDCCANADGASCIIIANKDRAKDICPKPVWFMGLGSATASMTLTNRDTLYGIACARKAAQEAYAMAGVTPQDIDVAEVHDCFTIAELLAYEALGFAEPGKGVELIREGQTYIGGKIPVNVDGGLLSKGHPIGATGGSQVRTIVLQLRDEAGGMQVPGAEIGLIHNIGGVGVYGNVIILGR
- the oah gene encoding 6-oxocyclohex-1-ene-1-carbonyl-CoA hydratase → MDLNKWPRQTDVKNHELFDEQHFGTEAPCVLYEKRPVKDNKGNEVPGLYSAWIILNNPKQYNSYTTEMVKGVIAGCAKASADRSVVAVIFTAVGDKAFCTGGNTVEYAEYYSSNPSEYMQYMDLFNGMVDGLLDCKKPVICRVNGMRVAGGQEIGMACDIAIASDLAIFGQAGPRHGSAPVGGSTDFLHWNLSMENAMWNCVSCEMWSAYKMVNKGLISKAVPVLKVNGEFIRNPQVITDKFVENGEIVYGDPVTGEAAAKAKQLVKEAEVDFSLLDAEIEKLIWTFTNLFPNCLQMSIDMMRQKKKFFWDMNKLAYRHWLGTNMSSEAYLGFNAFSTKRLTGKDTIDFIKYRQLLAEAKPFDQELVDAVMAPRKE
- a CDS encoding class I SAM-dependent methyltransferase — protein: MGKVSDLQPFIWGLTEGHRKIINKLVENNNIKCALDVACGYGETAIMLASLGVEVVSLGTDPRIVERAKHRAVEAGHNPTFLLGDMRDVSTYYAKRCDLITCMGNSLSYLTNTDDIWGTLAQFYTLLLPGGMLVIHTLNYDLIWEREKKFSLPEFMGSGMTVMAQLQGNPGHGDTKIVFSVVTVQKGKVTQTFEYPIKPLFCRDLNMLLAEMGFQKIKNYNPDGRKNGNECLHNITLAYRPGGRENNVG
- a CDS encoding Zn-ribbon domain-containing OB-fold protein codes for the protein MGFEKFGRKSFASQTKVESFVEYLAKGELSGTQCKSCGKQYFPPRADCAECLGNEMDWFKIEGTGNLVSFTKAGFAPTGFEADVPYTLALADFNGIKVFGRLDSSIPKEEVSVGMALQINILNLPDGQLSYEFVKS
- a CDS encoding response regulator transcription factor; translated protein: MSLINLMIVDDHLMIREGLTTMLGDCEDISIVGTCGDGDEANLMARKIQPDIVLMDIKMGATNGIEAARKIINEHPEIKIIFLTVFEDSEFMRQALQAGAAGYILKHISKEKLIDSIRRVHLGEKIIDPTVFNTIVTDYIKLTKTPNIPEKTMVQTVQFTPREKEILFHLTKGMTNKEISVVTHLSVDTIKTHLRNIFRKLNVKNRSQAINHGIKYFNSLSFN
- a CDS encoding SDR family NAD(P)-dependent oxidoreductase yields the protein MKLQDKVAIVTGARQGIGESAALALAKEGAAVVMVSRSISPDSPVVAKVKELGARYLAMSVDISDREQVQKMVDETLAAFGRVDILFNNAGISKPAMLWKMTPEQWDEVIKINLTGTFYCMQAVAKPMMEQKTGSIINVTSSAGLLGTIGQVNYTAAKGGVYALTKSAAKELARYNIRVNNIAPMAETEMTKKISSDPKFSAKYLERIPLGRFAQPEEIGPMIVFLASDESAYITGQTICIDGGMVML